One window from the genome of Rhodobacteraceae bacterium S2214 encodes:
- a CDS encoding DUF2235 domain-containing protein, whose translation MQLRDWIFGLFGARAQTAEGQPRHRGQATHVIILDGTASSLKDGCETHAGMTYKLLNEVGHQANLTVHYEAGIQWRDWRGTWDVMTGKGINKQIERAYGVLASRYRLGDKIVLIGYSRGAYAVRSLAGVIEIVGLVKNDFATVRTIRTAYRHYRTGGRSKFAERFRAEHCHPRTETSIEAVAVWDTVKALGMRVPIIWRWMNPAQPFHNHTLGPQVRNGFHALALDETREAYAPVLWTSPTGWTGNMEQVWFRGAHSDIGGQIGIFPPARPLANIPLVWMLKRLEMCGVPLPSDWGARFETDVNAPSFGSWRGWGKVFWGRRRRLVGMDPSERLHVTVDPARYRKVFVRDFQQTQPERASPQSS comes from the coding sequence GTGCAGCTGCGTGATTGGATATTTGGGTTATTTGGTGCGCGGGCGCAGACGGCTGAGGGACAGCCGCGTCATCGCGGGCAAGCGACCCATGTGATCATTCTAGATGGGACCGCTTCATCGCTGAAAGACGGCTGCGAAACCCACGCTGGGATGACTTACAAGTTGCTGAACGAAGTGGGGCATCAGGCAAACCTGACGGTCCATTACGAGGCTGGTATCCAGTGGCGCGATTGGCGCGGCACATGGGATGTCATGACAGGCAAAGGCATCAATAAGCAAATCGAGCGGGCCTATGGCGTGCTTGCGTCCCGATATCGACTTGGCGACAAAATCGTCCTGATTGGATATTCACGTGGTGCATATGCGGTGCGGTCCCTTGCTGGCGTAATCGAAATTGTAGGCCTCGTGAAAAACGACTTCGCAACGGTCCGGACCATCCGGACCGCCTATCGCCACTATCGAACCGGCGGACGCAGTAAATTTGCGGAACGGTTCCGGGCAGAGCATTGCCATCCCCGTACAGAGACCAGCATCGAAGCGGTCGCCGTTTGGGATACGGTCAAAGCGCTGGGCATGCGGGTTCCGATTATCTGGCGCTGGATGAATCCGGCTCAACCGTTTCACAATCACACGCTTGGGCCACAGGTTCGCAACGGGTTCCATGCACTTGCGCTTGATGAAACGCGCGAAGCTTACGCACCGGTGCTTTGGACGTCACCGACAGGCTGGACAGGCAACATGGAACAGGTTTGGTTTCGTGGTGCACATAGCGACATCGGTGGTCAGATTGGGATCTTCCCACCAGCACGACCACTGGCGAACATTCCATTGGTCTGGATGTTGAAACGACTGGAAATGTGCGGTGTGCCGTTGCCTTCTGATTGGGGAGCGCGGTTTGAAACAGATGTGAATGCGCCGTCCTTTGGATCTTGGCGCGGTTGGGGGAAGGTGTTTTGGGGGCGTAGGCGGCGATTGGTCGGCATGGACCCATCCGAACGCCTACACGTCACTGTTGATCCTGCACGGTACCGCAAAGTGTTCGTTCGGGATTTTCAGCAAACGCAACCGGAACGGGCTAGTCCGCAATCTTCATGA
- a CDS encoding xanthine dehydrogenase family protein molybdopterin-binding subunit, with the protein MEKFGRSQSVKRVEDLRFLTGHGRYIEDIAPEGALHAFFLRSYAAHADISELDVADARALDGVALVLTAEDLETAGVKLSMKPSIIKNIDGTKAADPARPLLAKGRVRHVGEAIAVVIADTVETAKDAAEMIGLMLDDLDVHLDLATGGAEIHPEAPQNLSFTYGNGAEAETKAAIDAAAHVVTVDVPDNRVIAASMEPRGCFAEITDERLHVAVNGQGVWGPKSDLAYHLGMDKSHIRVTNPDTGGGFGMKAMMYPETIVVAHAARLLGKPVRWMSERTEAMLTDNAGRDLTTTATLALDADYKITGYHLDSVCNLGAYNSGYAQFIQTDLFSKVLMGTYDVQAAYMRTIGVYTNTTPVDAYRGAGRPEAIFVLERVMDEAARQLGIDAWDLRRKNFIAPDQFPYTTATGVTYDVGEFANLLTRAGDEADIAGFAGRKAKSAAQGKLRGHGLCYYIESILGAPTETARVDFAEDGALIFVGTQSNGQGHETVFAQFLADQTGIPADQVRVIQGDSDLIPTGGGTGGSRSVTVQNTATLATVEKITTAFAAFLSDIEGVPATEISFDDERFRIPGSNLTPTMLEVADMARDAGRDDLLSHTATITLENRSFPNGAHVAEVEIDPETGVLEVTNYSVVDDFGNLINPMLVAGQVHGGVAQGIGQAVTERVVFDDYGQLLTASFMDYGMPRADDVPMIKFATQGTPSKYNPMGMKGCGEAGTVGALAAVTNAVVDALWDQGVRDATMPFTPHRIWTMLQKAKENSAAA; encoded by the coding sequence ATGGAAAAATTCGGTCGCAGCCAATCGGTGAAACGAGTCGAGGATCTGCGGTTCTTGACGGGACATGGCAGATACATTGAAGACATCGCACCTGAGGGCGCGCTTCATGCGTTTTTCCTACGGTCATATGCTGCCCATGCCGATATTTCCGAGCTTGATGTTGCGGATGCACGTGCGCTTGATGGCGTCGCACTTGTTCTGACGGCTGAAGACCTTGAAACCGCTGGCGTGAAACTGTCGATGAAGCCTTCGATCATCAAGAACATTGATGGCACCAAGGCTGCTGATCCCGCACGTCCGTTGTTGGCAAAAGGGCGCGTGCGTCATGTGGGCGAAGCGATTGCAGTGGTGATTGCAGACACTGTGGAGACCGCGAAAGATGCGGCTGAGATGATCGGTCTGATGCTGGACGATCTTGATGTTCATCTCGACCTTGCGACTGGTGGGGCCGAAATTCATCCGGAAGCCCCGCAGAACCTGTCGTTTACCTATGGAAATGGCGCAGAGGCGGAAACCAAAGCGGCGATAGATGCTGCGGCACATGTTGTGACCGTCGATGTCCCCGACAACCGCGTCATTGCAGCGTCGATGGAACCACGCGGCTGCTTTGCCGAGATAACCGACGAGCGGTTGCATGTTGCTGTGAACGGCCAAGGCGTGTGGGGGCCGAAGTCTGATTTGGCCTACCACCTTGGTATGGATAAATCGCACATCCGCGTCACGAACCCCGACACCGGCGGTGGTTTCGGGATGAAGGCCATGATGTATCCCGAGACGATTGTGGTGGCGCATGCGGCACGCTTGCTGGGTAAGCCGGTGCGGTGGATGTCGGAGCGGACAGAGGCCATGCTGACCGACAATGCGGGCCGCGATCTGACAACAACGGCGACGCTAGCCTTGGATGCGGATTACAAGATTACGGGTTATCACCTTGATAGCGTTTGCAATCTGGGGGCCTATAATTCCGGCTATGCGCAGTTCATCCAGACGGATTTGTTTTCGAAAGTCCTGATGGGGACCTATGACGTGCAAGCAGCCTACATGCGCACCATCGGGGTTTATACGAACACGACGCCTGTTGATGCCTATCGCGGCGCTGGGCGACCCGAAGCGATTTTTGTGCTGGAGCGTGTCATGGACGAAGCAGCGCGGCAGCTGGGTATTGATGCGTGGGATTTGCGGCGCAAGAACTTCATTGCGCCCGATCAATTTCCATACACGACGGCGACAGGCGTGACTTATGACGTAGGCGAATTTGCGAACCTGCTCACGCGGGCTGGGGACGAGGCAGATATTGCCGGTTTCGCTGGGCGCAAGGCCAAGTCTGCCGCGCAGGGCAAACTGCGTGGTCACGGCCTTTGTTATTACATCGAGAGCATCCTTGGGGCGCCAACCGAAACGGCGCGTGTTGACTTCGCGGAAGATGGTGCGCTGATCTTCGTTGGCACGCAGTCAAACGGGCAGGGGCACGAAACAGTCTTTGCGCAGTTCCTTGCGGATCAAACGGGCATTCCTGCGGATCAAGTGCGCGTGATCCAAGGTGATAGTGATCTTATTCCAACGGGTGGCGGGACCGGCGGGTCGCGGTCTGTGACTGTCCAAAACACGGCGACGCTAGCGACTGTCGAGAAAATCACGACGGCTTTTGCTGCGTTTCTTTCAGATATCGAAGGCGTTCCCGCGACTGAGATCAGTTTTGATGACGAACGGTTCCGCATTCCCGGGTCGAACCTGACCCCTACAATGCTTGAAGTGGCGGACATGGCCCGTGACGCGGGACGTGATGATCTTTTGTCCCACACGGCGACAATTACCTTGGAAAATCGAAGCTTTCCGAACGGGGCACATGTGGCGGAAGTGGAAATTGATCCGGAAACTGGCGTGCTCGAGGTGACAAACTACAGCGTCGTTGATGACTTTGGTAACCTTATCAACCCTATGCTGGTGGCGGGGCAGGTGCACGGCGGTGTTGCGCAGGGTATCGGACAGGCCGTTACCGAACGGGTCGTCTTTGATGACTATGGTCAACTGCTCACGGCAAGTTTTATGGATTATGGCATGCCACGGGCCGATGATGTTCCCATGATTAAATTTGCGACCCAAGGCACACCGTCAAAATATAACCCCATGGGCATGAAAGGCTGTGGGGAAGCGGGCACAGTCGGTGCGTTGGCCGCAGTGACTAACGCGGTTGTCGATGCGTTGTGGGATCAAGGTGTGCGGGACGCAACGATGCCGTTCACACCACACCGGATTTGGACGATGTTGCAGAAGGCGAAGGAAAATAGTGCAGCTGCGTGA
- a CDS encoding valine--tRNA ligase: protein MAMDKTFDAKSAEARIYAAWEASDAFKAGANKSRDETFTIMIPPPNVTGVLHVGHAFNNTLQDILIRWKRMQGYDTLWQPGQDHAGIATQLMVEKKLAADGLPKRADMGRDAFLEKVWEWKAESGGTIIEQLKRLGASCDWSRNAFTMSGAPNAPEGEDGNFHDAVIKVFVKMYEDGLIYRGKRLVNWDPHFETAISDLEVENIEVDGHMWHFKYPLAGGTTYTYVEKDEDGNVTLEEERDYISIATTRPETMLGDGAVAVHPSDERYAPIVGMLCEIPVGPKAQRRLIPIITDEYPDKDFGSGAVKITGAHDFNDYQVAKRGGIPMYSLMDTKGAMRADGRSYAEEAATAQAIANGQETFDEAKIAAMNLVPEEYRGLDRFEARKKVVADITAEGLAIMTVASDARLGKAAVKAPLAPEEGGEARTDADELVPLVEAKKIMQPFGDRSKVVIEPALTDQWFVDTDKIVGPALDAVKNGDVTIMPESGEKVFYHWLENIEPWCISRQLWWGHQIPVWYGPATATGAIDDAGVVRIDASYEPGNNKVFCAATEAEIVTMAAAHYDLPVRVSTDEDDISDGDEVVLYRDPDVLDTWFSSGLWPFGTLGWPEKTDELAKYFPGDVLVTGQDILFFWVARMMMMSQAIEGENPFHTVYLHQLVRDEKGEKMSKTKGNVVDPLVVVDEFGADALRFTMAQMAAIGGVLKLSEDRIKGYRNFGTKLWNAFSFAEHYEIPNPGDAPMPEVSQTLNKWIIGETAKVRETVDQALTDYRFNDAANALYAFTWGKVCDWYLEFSKPILQGDDAAAKEETQKTLRWVLDQCLILLHPIKPFITEELWGLADSRAKMLVHADWPTYNTADLVDADADREMNWVINLIESVRSNRAQVHVPAGAKVPLLVQGLDAKGQSAWDNNQVLIQRLARIESLEAVTDFPKGCVTIPMDGGTFGIPLEGLIDVPSEIARLEKSLGKLGKELGGLRGRLKNPKFVESAPEEVIAETRENLRLREDEEAQLNAAIARLQELG from the coding sequence ATGGCGATGGACAAGACATTCGACGCGAAATCCGCAGAAGCCCGCATCTACGCGGCGTGGGAAGCATCTGACGCATTCAAAGCTGGGGCCAACAAGTCCCGCGATGAAACCTTTACCATCATGATCCCACCGCCCAACGTCACAGGTGTCCTGCACGTCGGTCACGCCTTCAACAACACGCTGCAAGATATTCTGATCCGTTGGAAACGCATGCAGGGTTACGATACGCTCTGGCAGCCCGGCCAAGACCACGCAGGCATCGCCACCCAGCTGATGGTCGAGAAAAAACTCGCTGCGGATGGCCTGCCAAAGCGCGCTGACATGGGGCGCGACGCATTCCTCGAAAAAGTCTGGGAATGGAAAGCGGAGTCTGGCGGCACGATTATTGAGCAGTTGAAGCGCCTCGGCGCGTCCTGCGATTGGTCCCGTAACGCTTTCACCATGTCCGGCGCCCCGAATGCGCCCGAAGGCGAAGACGGCAATTTCCACGACGCCGTGATCAAGGTTTTCGTCAAAATGTACGAAGACGGGCTGATCTATCGCGGCAAACGTCTGGTCAACTGGGACCCCCATTTTGAAACCGCGATTTCCGATCTTGAGGTCGAGAATATCGAAGTCGACGGCCACATGTGGCACTTCAAATACCCGCTCGCGGGCGGTACGACCTATACCTACGTCGAGAAAGACGAAGACGGGAACGTCACACTGGAAGAAGAGCGCGACTACATCTCTATCGCCACCACACGCCCCGAAACCATGCTCGGCGACGGCGCGGTAGCTGTGCACCCATCCGACGAACGCTACGCCCCCATCGTTGGGATGCTCTGTGAAATTCCGGTCGGCCCCAAGGCGCAGCGCCGCCTGATCCCGATCATCACGGATGAATACCCGGACAAAGACTTCGGCTCTGGTGCGGTGAAAATCACCGGCGCGCATGACTTCAACGACTACCAAGTCGCCAAACGCGGCGGCATCCCGATGTATTCCCTCATGGATACCAAAGGGGCGATGCGCGCAGACGGACGCTCTTACGCCGAAGAAGCTGCGACCGCGCAAGCCATCGCCAATGGTCAAGAAACCTTTGACGAAGCGAAAATCGCCGCGATGAACCTCGTGCCCGAAGAATACCGCGGCCTCGATCGGTTTGAGGCGCGCAAGAAGGTCGTGGCCGACATCACCGCCGAAGGACTTGCTATCATGACCGTCGCCAGTGATGCGCGGCTGGGCAAAGCTGCCGTCAAAGCCCCCCTTGCCCCCGAAGAAGGCGGCGAGGCGCGGACAGACGCAGACGAACTGGTCCCACTGGTCGAAGCCAAAAAGATCATGCAGCCGTTCGGCGACCGATCAAAGGTCGTGATTGAACCTGCCCTGACCGACCAATGGTTCGTGGACACCGACAAGATCGTCGGGCCTGCGCTGGATGCGGTGAAGAACGGCGACGTGACCATCATGCCTGAAAGCGGTGAGAAGGTGTTTTACCACTGGCTTGAAAACATCGAACCATGGTGCATCTCGCGGCAATTGTGGTGGGGACATCAGATCCCGGTTTGGTATGGGCCAGCAACTGCGACCGGTGCGATTGACGATGCTGGCGTAGTTCGGATCGACGCGTCCTACGAACCCGGCAACAACAAGGTTTTCTGTGCCGCAACTGAAGCCGAAATCGTCACAATGGCTGCTGCGCATTACGACCTACCGGTGCGCGTGTCGACGGACGAAGACGATATCTCCGATGGGGATGAAGTCGTATTATACCGCGACCCCGACGTCCTCGACACGTGGTTCTCCTCTGGCCTGTGGCCTTTCGGGACACTCGGCTGGCCCGAAAAGACTGACGAGCTGGCGAAATACTTCCCCGGCGATGTTCTTGTCACGGGCCAAGACATCCTGTTCTTCTGGGTTGCCCGCATGATGATGATGTCGCAAGCGATCGAAGGTGAAAACCCGTTCCACACTGTCTACCTGCACCAACTCGTCCGCGACGAGAAGGGCGAGAAGATGTCGAAGACCAAAGGCAACGTTGTGGACCCCCTGGTGGTCGTCGACGAATTCGGGGCCGACGCCCTGCGCTTTACCATGGCGCAGATGGCGGCGATTGGCGGCGTACTGAAACTGTCCGAGGACCGGATCAAAGGCTACCGCAACTTCGGTACCAAACTTTGGAACGCTTTCAGCTTTGCCGAACACTACGAGATCCCGAACCCCGGCGACGCACCGATGCCTGAGGTGTCCCAGACGCTCAACAAATGGATCATCGGCGAGACGGCGAAGGTGCGCGAAACCGTGGACCAAGCGTTGACCGACTACCGGTTCAACGACGCGGCCAATGCGCTGTACGCCTTCACATGGGGCAAGGTCTGCGACTGGTATCTGGAATTCTCTAAACCGATCCTACAGGGCGACGACGCAGCCGCGAAAGAGGAAACACAGAAAACCCTACGCTGGGTTCTCGACCAATGCTTGATCCTGCTGCACCCAATCAAACCGTTCATCACCGAAGAACTGTGGGGCCTCGCCGACAGCCGCGCCAAGATGTTGGTCCATGCGGATTGGCCGACCTACAACACCGCTGATCTGGTGGACGCTGACGCAGATCGTGAGATGAACTGGGTGATCAACCTGATTGAATCCGTGCGGTCCAACCGCGCTCAAGTTCACGTACCAGCAGGCGCAAAAGTACCGCTGTTGGTGCAAGGACTGGACGCCAAAGGCCAATCAGCTTGGGACAACAATCAGGTGTTGATCCAACGGCTCGCGCGCATCGAAAGCCTTGAAGCGGTCACGGATTTCCCGAAAGGTTGCGTCACGATCCCGATGGACGGCGGCACCTTCGGCATTCCGCTGGAAGGGTTGATCGACGTGCCATCGGAAATCGCGCGTTTGGAAAAATCGCTAGGAAAATTGGGGAAAGAACTGGGCGGCCTACGTGGGCGCCTCAAGAACCCGAAATTCGTAGAATCCGCACCAGAAGAGGTGATCGCGGAAACCCGCGAAAACCTACGCCTGCGCGAAGACGAAGAAGCACAGTTGAACGCGGCAATCGCGCGTCTCCAAGAACTAGGCTGA
- a CDS encoding Tat pathway signal protein, with protein sequence MKLSRRGFLVSAGAATVIRAVPVVQKTGGRRILTLVYDKTLGMMRAVERVVY encoded by the coding sequence ATGAAGTTAAGTAGACGTGGATTTTTGGTAAGCGCCGGTGCGGCGACTGTCATCCGTGCGGTGCCAGTTGTTCAAAAAACAGGTGGGCGCCGGATTTTGACTCTGGTCTATGACAAAACACTCGGGATGATGCGTGCCGTGGAACGGGTCGTCTATTAA
- a CDS encoding pyridoxal phosphate-dependent aminotransferase, translated as MTHDPRLTALAASLPATVPFVGPEAQERARGAKFVARLGANESGFGPSPKAIEAMKQAASEAWMYADPENHDLREAIAAHHDVDPKHIMVGEGIDTLLGLVVRLYVDKGDPVVTSAGAYPTFNYHVAGFGGELHTIPYTGDFEDPERLIVKAAEVNAKLVYISNPDNPMGSCHDAKTIKRMVSSVPDGTLLVLDEAYIELAPETAVAEIDPDDPRVIRMRTFSKAYGMAGARVGYAIGHPAVIDAFNRVRNHFGMSRIAQAGALAAIQDQDYIASVREMVADSRAAIAAAALDNGLIPLESATNFVTIDCGRDGDFAKALLEALSARDIFVRMPFVAPQNRCIRVSCGPTADMLAFARALPEALQAAETAFPA; from the coding sequence ATGACACATGATCCTCGCCTTACCGCCCTCGCCGCTAGCCTGCCCGCAACCGTTCCGTTCGTCGGGCCCGAAGCACAGGAACGTGCACGTGGTGCAAAATTTGTCGCCCGTCTGGGGGCAAACGAAAGTGGCTTCGGCCCGTCACCCAAAGCGATTGAGGCAATGAAGCAAGCCGCGTCAGAGGCTTGGATGTACGCCGATCCTGAAAACCACGATCTGCGCGAAGCGATTGCAGCCCACCACGATGTGGATCCGAAACATATCATGGTGGGTGAAGGTATCGACACGCTGCTTGGCCTCGTCGTGCGGCTGTACGTCGACAAAGGTGATCCGGTTGTCACCTCTGCTGGCGCCTATCCGACGTTCAACTACCATGTCGCAGGCTTTGGCGGTGAATTGCATACAATTCCCTACACCGGTGATTTTGAAGACCCGGAACGCTTGATCGTCAAGGCGGCCGAAGTGAATGCAAAACTGGTCTATATCTCGAACCCTGACAACCCGATGGGCAGCTGCCACGACGCGAAGACCATCAAACGCATGGTCAGTTCCGTTCCAGACGGCACATTGCTGGTCTTGGATGAAGCATACATTGAACTAGCTCCTGAAACCGCTGTTGCCGAGATTGACCCAGATGATCCACGCGTCATTCGGATGCGCACATTTTCAAAGGCTTACGGCATGGCTGGTGCCCGGGTCGGTTATGCCATCGGGCATCCCGCCGTGATTGACGCCTTTAACAGGGTCCGTAATCATTTCGGAATGTCCCGTATCGCGCAAGCAGGTGCTTTGGCCGCGATACAGGATCAGGACTACATCGCTTCGGTACGTGAAATGGTCGCAGATTCGCGGGCAGCAATCGCCGCGGCCGCACTGGATAACGGTCTTATTCCGCTGGAATCAGCAACCAATTTTGTCACGATTGATTGTGGTCGGGACGGCGACTTCGCGAAAGCGTTACTTGAAGCGTTGTCCGCGCGCGATATCTTTGTTCGTATGCCCTTTGTTGCACCTCAAAACCGCTGCATCCGTGTCAGCTGCGGCCCGACGGCCGACATGCTGGCCTTCGCTCGGGCGTTGCCCGAGGCGCTACAAGCTGCGGAGACTGCATTCCCAGCATGA
- a CDS encoding aminotransferase class V-fold PLP-dependent enzyme: MPDAVLQAMHRASPNIYEGELHDLTYSLFPDLKSIAGTAHNVAIYIGNGHAAWEAALANVLNRGDTVLVLATGRFCVGWGEMANGLGVNVQTIDYGDKDPVDLDQLAETLRADTDHKIKAVLAVHVDTSTSVKNDVSGMRRVLNEVEHPALLMVDCIASFGCDRFEMDAWGVDVMVTACQKGLMTPAGISFVYFNEKANAARGDCVTGYWDWRPRINPEVYYMNFYGTAPTHHLYGLRAALDMILAEGIEAVWARHATLAQAVWAAFDAWSVPGGIGLNIADPDHRSHAVTSCFAETPDGDRLRNWCEHQAGLTLGIGLGRTPADAYFRIGHMGHVNAHMIMGVLGTIDAGLKALDIPHGDGALSAAATVIAKATHGGV, translated from the coding sequence ATGCCCGATGCTGTGCTTCAGGCCATGCATCGGGCGTCACCGAATATTTACGAAGGTGAATTGCACGATCTGACTTATTCGCTTTTCCCTGACCTGAAATCGATCGCGGGCACAGCGCATAACGTTGCCATCTATATCGGTAACGGTCACGCCGCTTGGGAAGCGGCGCTCGCCAACGTTCTCAATCGCGGCGACACGGTGCTGGTCCTTGCGACGGGGCGGTTCTGTGTGGGCTGGGGTGAAATGGCGAACGGTCTGGGCGTCAACGTTCAAACCATCGACTATGGAGATAAAGACCCCGTCGATCTTGACCAATTGGCGGAAACGCTGCGGGCGGACACGGATCACAAGATCAAGGCGGTTCTGGCCGTTCATGTGGATACCTCGACCAGTGTGAAGAACGATGTGTCGGGGATGCGTCGGGTTTTGAATGAAGTCGAACATCCTGCACTTCTGATGGTGGATTGCATTGCGTCGTTCGGATGCGATCGTTTCGAGATGGATGCTTGGGGCGTGGACGTGATGGTAACGGCTTGCCAAAAGGGGCTGATGACGCCTGCAGGCATTTCGTTTGTCTATTTCAACGAAAAGGCTAATGCGGCACGGGGCGATTGTGTCACGGGGTATTGGGATTGGCGGCCGCGCATTAATCCGGAAGTCTATTATATGAACTTCTATGGGACAGCGCCGACGCATCACCTTTACGGGCTGCGGGCTGCGCTTGATATGATTCTTGCGGAAGGGATCGAGGCGGTTTGGGCACGCCATGCAACATTGGCTCAAGCCGTCTGGGCGGCGTTCGACGCGTGGTCTGTGCCGGGGGGGATCGGTCTGAACATTGCCGATCCGGATCATCGATCCCATGCAGTCACGTCGTGCTTTGCAGAAACTCCTGACGGGGACCGCTTACGGAATTGGTGCGAACACCAAGCGGGTTTGACGCTGGGCATCGGTTTGGGGCGTACGCCTGCGGATGCCTATTTCCGGATTGGGCACATGGGGCACGTGAATGCACATATGATCATGGGCGTACTGGGTACTATCGATGCGGGTCTAAAGGCGCTTGATATCCCACATGGCGATGGCGCCTTATCAGCTGCCGCGACCGTGATTGCGAAAGCTACTCACGGCGGGGTGTGA
- a CDS encoding ABC transporter ATP-binding protein/permease, producing MAIEGSMLGFLSWMIQPMFDDVFVEGKASTLWWVGIGIMIIFFVRAISGTGQKILMTKLTQLSAAEMRNHLLRHVMDLDSSFHQSNPPGQLIERVQGDVTAVNQIWAGIATGLGRDLIALVALFGVAISVDWRWTLIALVGIPFLVLPSFAAQAYVRKRTGVARELAGRMSTRLDEVFHGINPIKLNALESYQSNQYAALQKERVSAEVKSATGKAAVPALIDIMTGIGFLGVLVFGGSEIIAGEKTVGQFMSFFTAMSLTFEPLRRLGAMSGQWQAAAASIDRIQAILNVTPTLTSPASPRPVPTGAPAISFSDVTLDYGDLPVLRGTTFTAEAGKTTALVGASGAGKSTIFNVLTRLVDPKDGAVTIGDTPAAELSLPDLRSLFSVVAQDAALFDESLRDNILLGRTDLSDQDLKQVLDAAHVSDFLAKLPDGLNSAAGPRGSNLSGGQRQRVAIARALLRDTPILLLDEATSALDTKSEAVVQAALEKLSVGRTTLVIAHRLSTVRNADSIVVMDQGRVVDQGTHDALLERGGLYADLYNLQFAQSQATK from the coding sequence ATGGCAATCGAAGGATCAATGCTGGGGTTCCTGAGCTGGATGATCCAGCCCATGTTCGACGATGTGTTTGTTGAAGGCAAAGCGAGCACATTGTGGTGGGTCGGCATTGGCATCATGATCATCTTTTTTGTCCGCGCGATCAGCGGCACAGGGCAAAAAATTCTGATGACAAAACTAACCCAGCTATCTGCAGCAGAAATGCGCAACCACTTGCTGCGCCACGTGATGGACTTGGACAGCAGTTTCCACCAGTCAAACCCTCCCGGTCAGTTGATCGAACGTGTGCAGGGTGATGTGACTGCAGTGAACCAGATCTGGGCGGGCATCGCGACAGGATTGGGACGAGATCTGATTGCGCTTGTTGCGCTGTTCGGCGTCGCAATCTCTGTCGATTGGCGATGGACCTTGATCGCCTTGGTCGGCATTCCGTTCTTGGTTTTGCCGTCGTTCGCCGCCCAAGCGTACGTGCGTAAAAGAACAGGTGTCGCCCGCGAATTGGCGGGGCGTATGTCCACCCGTCTGGACGAAGTATTTCACGGGATTAATCCGATTAAGCTGAACGCGCTCGAGAGCTATCAGTCGAACCAATATGCTGCCCTGCAAAAAGAACGCGTGTCGGCGGAGGTCAAATCAGCCACTGGCAAAGCAGCGGTGCCCGCATTGATCGACATCATGACTGGCATCGGTTTTCTTGGTGTTCTTGTGTTCGGCGGCTCCGAGATCATCGCAGGCGAAAAAACGGTCGGCCAGTTCATGTCATTCTTCACGGCGATGTCGCTGACCTTTGAACCGCTGCGCCGTCTTGGCGCGATGAGCGGCCAGTGGCAGGCCGCCGCCGCATCTATTGACCGCATCCAAGCCATTCTGAACGTAACACCAACCCTGACGTCACCTGCGTCCCCGCGGCCCGTGCCGACGGGTGCGCCGGCGATTTCCTTTTCCGACGTTACCCTTGATTACGGCGATCTTCCGGTTCTGCGAGGCACCACGTTTACAGCCGAAGCAGGCAAAACAACCGCCCTCGTCGGGGCGTCGGGTGCGGGCAAAAGCACAATCTTCAACGTGCTCACGCGGCTCGTCGATCCCAAAGACGGCGCCGTCACCATAGGCGACACCCCAGCGGCAGAGCTATCCCTGCCCGATCTGCGCAGCCTGTTTTCGGTTGTGGCGCAGGACGCGGCGCTCTTTGATGAAAGTCTGCGCGACAACATTTTGCTAGGACGCACCGACCTATCAGATCAGGACCTGAAGCAGGTTTTAGATGCCGCCCATGTCAGCGATTTCCTTGCGAAGCTGCCTGATGGGCTAAACAGTGCAGCCGGACCGCGTGGGTCAAACCTGTCAGGTGGACAACGCCAACGCGTCGCAATTGCCCGTGCCCTATTGCGCGACACGCCAATTTTGTTGCTGGATGAAGCGACAAGCGCGCTCGACACGAAATCAGAGGCCGTCGTGCAAGCCGCTCTCGAAAAGCTATCAGTCGGCCGGACGACGCTTGTCATCGCTCACCGCCTATCAACCGTCCGCAACGCCGATAGCATTGTCGTCATGGATCAAGGGCGCGTTGTGGATCAAGGTACACACGACGCGCTTCTTGAACGTGGCGGACTTTATGCCGATCTATACAATCTTCAGTTTGCGCAATCACAGGCCACAAAATGA